From Pseudophryne corroboree isolate aPseCor3 chromosome 3 unlocalized genomic scaffold, aPseCor3.hap2 SUPER_3_unloc_23, whole genome shotgun sequence, a single genomic window includes:
- the LOC134983766 gene encoding gastrula zinc finger protein XlCGF57.1-like — protein sequence MLSPDCEIRDNDSRQDSPGDNTITTIIHPALSAGPSDPGKCSPDHSDIGASVTALTVDTEFPCAIDAKCVTQNTKPINPHTGKAGGRPLICSECGKCFTKKSYLVIHQRSHTGEKPFPCSECGKCFAYKSYLVRHQRSHTAERPFPCSECGKCFAYKSYLVKHQQSHTGEKPFPCSECGKCFAHKSDLVIHQRSHTGERPFSCSECGKCFTKKSYLVIHQRSHTGEKPFPCSECGKCFAYKSYLVRHQRSHTAEWPFPCSECGKCFAYKSHLVKHQQSHTGEKPFPCSECGKCFAHKSDLVIHQRSHTGERPFSCSECGKCFIQKLHLVIHQRSHTGEKPFPCSECGKCFAHKSDLVRHNRHHTGEKPFSCSECGKCFALKSDLVLHQRRHTGEKPFPCSKCGKCFAHRSDLIKHQRRHTGEKPFPCSECGKCFAHRSDLIEHQRCHTGEKPFPCSECGKCFARKSYLVIHQRRHTGEKPFPCPECGKCFVHKSDLVMHQRSHTGEKPFPCSECEKCFAHKSYLVIHQRRHTGETPFPCPECGKCFVHKSDLIIHQRSHTGEKPFPCTECGKCFAHKSDLVKHQRRHTG from the coding sequence atgttatccccggattgtgaaataagagataatgacagtagacaggattctccaggagataacaccattaccacaattatacatccagctctatcagctggtccctctgatcctgggaaatgttctcctgatcactctgatattggtgcatctgttacagctctgacagtagatacagagtttccatgtgctatagatgccaaatgtgttACACAGaatacaaagcctattaacccacacacaggtaaggcaggtggaaggccactgatatgttcagagtgtgggaaatgttttacaaagaaatcatatcttgttatacatcagagaagtcacacaggtgagaagccatttccatgttctgagtgtgggaaatgttttgcatacaaatcatatcttgttagacatcagagaagtcacacagctgagaggccatttccatgttctgagtgtgggaaatgttttgcatacaaatcatatcttgttaaacatcagcaaagtcacacaggtgagaagccatttccatgttctgagtgtgggaaatgttttgcacacaaatcagatcttgttatacatcaaagaagtcacacaggtgagaggccattttcttgctctgagtgtgggaaatgttttacaaagaaatcatatcttgttatacatcagagaagtcacacaggtgagaagccatttccatgttctgagtgtgggaaatgttttgcatacaaatcatatcttgttagacatcagagaagtcacacagctgagtggccatttccatgttctgagtgtgggaaatgttttgcatacaaatcacatcttgttaaacatcagcaaagtcacacaggtgagaagccatttccatgttctgagtgtgggaaatgttttgcacacaaatcagatcttgttatacatcaaagaagtcacacaggtgagaggccattttcttgctctgagtgtggaaaatgttttatccagaaattacatcttgttatacatcaaagaagtcacacaggtgagaagccatttccatgttctgagtgtgggaaatgttttgcacacaaatcagatctcgtTAGACATAacagacatcacacaggtgagaagccattttcttgctcggagtgtgggaaatgtttcgcactcAAATCAGATCTCGTtttacatcagagacgtcacacaggggagaagccatttccatgttctaagtgtgggaaatgtttcgcacacagatcagatcttattaaacatcagagacgtcacacaggtgagaagccatttccatgttctgagtgtgggaaatgtttcgcacacaGATCAGATCTTATtgaacatcagagatgtcacacaggtgagaagccatttccatgttctgagtgtgggaaatgttttgcacgcaaatcatatcttgttatacatcagagacgtcacacaggtgagaagccatttccatgtcctgagtgtgggaaatgttttgtacacaaatcagatcttgttatgcatcagagaagtcacacaggtgagaagccatttccatgttctgagtgtgagaaatgttttgcacacaaatcataccttgttatacatcagagacgtcacacaggtgagacgccatttccatgtcctgagtgtgggaaatgttttgtacataaatcagatcttattatacatcagcgaagtcacacaggtgagaagccatttccatgtactgagtgtgggaaatgttttgcacacaaatcagatcttgttaaacatcagagacgtcacacaggttag